One genomic window of Desulfobacteraceae bacterium includes the following:
- a CDS encoding BamA/TamA family outer membrane protein, with protein sequence MPRPAPIKPCPARARGPLAPAWRLLGSLALWALCSLAASAPMAAGPPDEAGATIADVVLDIRTHPGDRTDWQDISRSLVRLKAGDRLSAAVLEKTLAALAASNRFENIHADTVETPAGPVLTFTLTPFRRIKVIHIQNAAPLFARDIRNRLSLRAGGPFPEGSLAAQAATIEALYREEGFVAPRVEAEASLDPADGLYEIRFVVHKGAWQRLGELSFEGNRAFSADRLKLQMRVWRASLLVGSAARFIEKDLTADVKRLTARYRARGFADCRITPLLTRDAAGGVVDVLLKVDEGPRYRVEFDGNQAFGDRTLRKDLVLFEEGNRNNRGVRKTVRNIRQRYQQAGYADVRVKTEQTTGSREGRSEVHLVFQILEGPRTLVGDITIKGSQALTAEAIRRQMATRLKKPFVPANLENDIATLTERFLRLGFGQVAVSPQLTFSPERRSVAITLEVVQGPLQRVSEVEITGIDAPLVAQARDVIALHPGEPFRRYMLQSDENTLAALISEKGFPHVTVAGSATPDPDATDLKLRYAVDPGPAVVNGRIHYAGNLRTRPKILDREAGLRPGAPFSLKQATTAQRNLRNLDVFNSVQFTTVGLREKWEEVEFFADLEEKRPYFFELRGGYQSDFGLFADTRVGDHNLFGMNRRLSLGGQINQTGYRAELELQDPNLWGTGTAAALGLYTERIEEFNQNFETRAYGAVLGLNRKWFENWRTGVGTRLERREQIATGDGEITDTSVILGRRTLIVTTPSLQYDSRDSFIRPRKGLFANLAVDISKGVEKPEDDFLKYRFEGRGFWSPLTRLTLAGTTRLGYIAPYGDSRDVPEDQLFFLGGIRDVRGFEENLLLFDANGDAVGGREALSGSLEGRIDLGLNFELTLFYDIGRLSDSKGAVGEGGWRDSIGAGLRYITPIGPIGFLYGHKLDQRPGESSGQFHFAIGYSF encoded by the coding sequence ATGCCCCGGCCCGCACCGATCAAACCGTGCCCGGCGCGCGCCCGCGGTCCCCTCGCCCCCGCCTGGCGGCTGCTGGGATCGCTTGCGCTCTGGGCGCTCTGCTCGCTGGCGGCCTCTGCGCCGATGGCAGCCGGGCCCCCGGATGAGGCCGGTGCGACGATAGCCGATGTGGTGCTCGACATCCGCACGCACCCCGGCGACCGGACGGACTGGCAGGACATCAGCCGCAGCCTGGTGCGTTTGAAAGCCGGGGACCGCCTGAGCGCCGCCGTACTCGAGAAGACCCTGGCGGCGCTGGCAGCCAGCAACCGTTTTGAAAACATTCACGCCGACACCGTCGAAACCCCGGCCGGACCGGTGCTGACCTTCACCCTGACCCCCTTCCGGCGCATCAAGGTCATCCACATTCAAAACGCCGCGCCCCTGTTTGCGCGCGACATCCGCAACCGCCTGAGCCTCCGCGCCGGCGGCCCATTTCCCGAGGGCAGCCTGGCGGCCCAAGCGGCAACGATCGAGGCGCTTTACCGGGAGGAGGGGTTTGTGGCGCCGCGGGTGGAGGCGGAAGCGAGCCTCGATCCGGCTGACGGCCTCTACGAGATCCGCTTTGTGGTCCACAAAGGGGCCTGGCAGCGTTTGGGGGAGCTTTCTTTCGAGGGCAACCGCGCCTTTTCCGCAGACCGGTTGAAACTTCAGATGCGCGTCTGGCGGGCCAGCCTGCTCGTGGGCAGTGCGGCGCGTTTCATCGAAAAAGACCTGACCGCCGACGTCAAGCGACTGACCGCCCGCTACCGCGCCCGCGGCTTCGCCGACTGCCGGATCACCCCGCTGCTCACCCGGGACGCAGCCGGCGGCGTGGTGGATGTTCTCCTGAAGGTTGACGAGGGACCCCGCTACCGGGTGGAATTCGACGGCAACCAGGCCTTCGGGGATCGGACACTCAGAAAAGACCTGGTCCTCTTCGAGGAGGGAAACCGCAACAATCGCGGGGTCCGCAAAACCGTCCGCAACATCCGGCAGCGCTACCAACAGGCCGGATACGCCGATGTGCGGGTCAAAACCGAACAGACCACCGGCAGCCGCGAGGGGCGGTCGGAAGTCCACCTGGTGTTTCAGATCCTCGAGGGGCCCCGCACGCTGGTGGGCGACATCACCATAAAGGGCAGCCAAGCCCTGACGGCGGAGGCGATTCGTCGCCAGATGGCTACCCGGCTGAAAAAGCCGTTCGTGCCCGCCAACCTGGAAAACGACATTGCCACGCTGACGGAGCGCTTTCTGCGCCTGGGCTTTGGCCAGGTCGCAGTTTCACCCCAGCTGACCTTCAGCCCCGAACGCCGCTCGGTGGCCATCACGCTGGAGGTGGTCCAAGGGCCCCTGCAGCGGGTGAGCGAAGTCGAAATCACGGGTATTGACGCCCCCTTGGTTGCCCAAGCCCGCGATGTAATCGCCCTGCATCCGGGGGAGCCGTTTCGGCGCTACATGCTTCAAAGCGACGAGAATACACTGGCCGCGCTGATTTCGGAAAAAGGGTTTCCCCACGTGACGGTTGCCGGCAGCGCCACCCCGGACCCCGATGCCACCGATCTCAAGCTGCGCTACGCCGTCGACCCGGGGCCGGCAGTGGTGAACGGTCGAATCCATTACGCCGGGAATCTGCGAACCCGCCCAAAGATTCTCGACCGTGAGGCCGGACTACGGCCCGGCGCGCCGTTTTCTCTGAAACAGGCCACCACGGCCCAGCGCAACCTGAGAAATTTGGACGTCTTCAACTCGGTCCAGTTCACCACCGTGGGGCTTCGCGAAAAATGGGAAGAGGTCGAATTTTTTGCGGATCTGGAAGAAAAAAGGCCCTATTTTTTCGAATTGCGGGGGGGCTACCAAAGCGACTTCGGCTTGTTCGCCGACACCCGGGTGGGAGACCATAACCTTTTCGGCATGAACCGTCGGCTCAGCCTGGGCGGCCAGATCAATCAGACCGGCTACCGGGCTGAGTTGGAACTTCAAGACCCCAACCTCTGGGGCACCGGCACGGCCGCCGCCCTGGGCCTGTACACCGAGCGCATCGAGGAGTTCAATCAAAACTTTGAGACCCGCGCCTACGGGGCCGTTTTGGGTTTAAACCGCAAATGGTTCGAAAACTGGCGCACCGGGGTCGGCACCCGGCTCGAGCGCCGGGAGCAAATCGCCACCGGTGACGGTGAAATTACCGACACCTCCGTTATTTTGGGCCGGCGCACCCTGATCGTCACCACCCCTTCACTGCAGTATGACAGCCGGGATTCCTTCATCCGCCCCCGCAAGGGCCTTTTCGCGAACCTCGCAGTGGATATTTCCAAAGGGGTTGAAAAGCCTGAAGACGACTTTCTCAAGTACCGCTTCGAAGGCCGCGGTTTCTGGAGCCCGTTGACCCGCCTGACCCTGGCCGGCACAACCCGCCTGGGCTACATCGCACCCTACGGGGACAGCCGCGACGTGCCCGAGGACCAGCTCTTTTTCCTCGGCGGCATCCGCGACGTGCGCGGCTTTGAGGAGAACCTGCTGCTTTTTGACGCCAACGGCGATGCCGTTGGGGGGCGCGAAGCGCTTTCCGGCAGCCTTGAGGGGCGCATCGACCTGGGTCTGAACTTTGAATTGACCCTCTTCTATGACATCGGTCGGCTGAGCGACAGCAAGGGCGCCGTGGGCGAAGGCGGCTGGCGCGACAGTATCGGCGCGGGGTTGCGCTACATCACCCCCATCGGCCCGATCGGCTTCCTGTATGGCCACAAACTCGATCAGCGCCCGGGGGAAAGCTCCGGCCAGTTTCATTTTGCCATCGGCTACTCGTTCTGA
- a CDS encoding phage holin family protein: protein MIGVLVRWLVLTAAILLTAYLLDGIHVTGFFSAFFAAAILGVLNIFLRPFLFLLTLPINVVTFGLFTFVINAILLMMASGVIGGFAVAGFWAALLGSLLISIISWILNTFINEHGRFDGHPPHRGRPLM, encoded by the coding sequence ATGATCGGTGTACTGGTGCGATGGCTGGTTCTGACGGCGGCCATTTTGCTGACCGCTTATCTGCTGGACGGCATTCACGTCACGGGCTTTTTCTCGGCCTTTTTCGCTGCGGCGATCCTGGGTGTTCTCAATATCTTCTTGCGGCCCTTTCTGTTTCTGCTGACGCTTCCCATCAACGTGGTCACTTTCGGGCTTTTCACCTTTGTCATCAACGCGATCTTACTGATGATGGCCTCCGGGGTGATCGGCGGCTTTGCGGTGGCCGGCTTCTGGGCCGCCCTCCTGGGGAGCCTTCTGATCAGCATCATCAGCTGGATTCTCAATACCTTCATCAACGAGCATGGGCGATTCGACGGCCACCCGCCGCATCGCGGCCGGCCCTTGATGTGA
- a CDS encoding response regulator transcription factor, producing the protein MAPYRIILADDHAMLREGIAKLINAAKGLQIVGEASDGLMLLKLMHHTTPDMVILDVSMPGLRGIEAAQEIRRTYPAVAILFLSMHKKKEYLHLALATGAKGYILKEDSGSELIQAIAEIRRGKTYLSPLFMKDVPADFIPIEGGAPPSPQEPLTAREKQVLQLIAEGKTSKEIGALLFISIHTVHSHRKNIKNKLDLRKNADLVRYAMEKGYADE; encoded by the coding sequence ATGGCGCCCTACCGGATCATTCTGGCCGATGACCATGCCATGCTGCGGGAGGGCATCGCCAAGCTCATCAACGCGGCCAAAGGCCTGCAGATCGTCGGAGAGGCCTCCGACGGTTTGATGCTCCTGAAGCTGATGCACCACACGACGCCCGATATGGTCATCCTGGACGTGTCGATGCCCGGTTTGCGGGGCATCGAGGCGGCCCAGGAAATCCGCAGAACCTATCCGGCGGTGGCCATTTTGTTTCTGAGCATGCACAAGAAAAAGGAATACCTGCACCTGGCGTTGGCCACGGGCGCCAAAGGCTATATCCTCAAGGAGGATTCCGGCAGCGAGCTGATTCAGGCCATCGCCGAAATCCGCAGGGGAAAAACCTATCTGTCACCGCTTTTCATGAAGGACGTGCCCGCGGATTTCATCCCCATTGAAGGCGGCGCCCCCCCCTCCCCCCAAGAGCCGCTGACGGCCCGCGAAAAGCAGGTCCTGCAGCTGATCGCCGAGGGCAAAACCAGCAAAGAGATCGGCGCGCTTCTTTTCATCAGCATCCACACCGTCCACAGCCATCGGAAAAACATCAAAAACAAATTGGATCTGAGAAAAAATGCCGACCTGGTTCGATACGCCATGGAGAAAGGGTACGCCGATGAATGA
- a CDS encoding translocation/assembly module TamB domain-containing protein, translated as MKSSSPKRRRVLRRLVLTAAILAAGIGLIATGGLLWLQSGAGQGWLQARIERVIGGSLGWERLRISLLGGRLELSGLQLHDPAGAPVAGLRHLLLVLSWPALLQGTLQINSFDLEAPWADLEVDRDGRLNLAHALRPTETDDAASQAETGGDLPLDIAIRLLRLTGGRVSFTSAADKSSATLADLNLTAEGRWSTQSAALSVTAGALRIQRPDMKTGLDRLTLEASLENGALAPLQLTAAAGASRLALKGSLQNVFSAPRMDLRLDLDLLLTELLAGWASVPSLAGRLAGRLTARGDLQDPDLNLNLVWKDALLASCRADAVRLGAKLQDRRIFLQELALAAGEGSLRIQGEADLQQAFPRGKWRAPGALEAVIYDLTLESLGLELEKVCPLPGMAGGRIDATLALSGRGLVGKDLSATASLQAEVRDLKAAPDTAQPGADLSLEAAARLEGSRITLSSLTATADDVQLQSDGSLDLDSRAVAGNLSLLAPDLGPVLAAFGRTGAGGALNIDGRLTGTLQRPAFTFRAEGEALAFSPLRIGRLGLAAELAPSGMLTIRELSLKNRGTRLRGAGTAGVFDPERGFSPDLPLDLTLTFENLAPEDFWDRPGTSGRLQGSLRLDGRLGNPRAALSLAGTDVAVENIRLGDLDAALRFEAGRLQIERLAVRNGRSAASASGSIDLLEVASGRWRENPPLQLALTADRLQLEDFIPPLTGRLSLEARLEGSLRRPLGTVILTGADIDSGYQKLPELYVDLLLESERAQLKQLEAAVAEGQNLFARGWLGYDRSYALEIDSDRIALKHIDLLQRHFPATEGLAALKLNGAGTLKAPRLDGELAVTDLRIGGNPVQDLRLKLGLAEGLARVSGRLNFDLAASYDLNSQQFELDAFFQDTALAPYTRIAGWPDIAGRLSGTLAARGNPRRIAGITAAADISDLSLAYRGIRLVSAEQLLFSMADGRVRVPRNRLRLLENGWLEFWGQADIRGPLDFEGSGFLPLQDLTPLALDLGAPQGSLRVQSRLGGSPAAPELRLETVLSDIGCDLPGLATRLHNLNGTLLLTPASLRIDGLKGMLDSGSFELAGGFDLDAFTPRRADLRLTAKALPLAVPDTLDLLLNGDLRLSGTPEDSSLRGTLTLIEGLYYRDVNLNPLQRLERRPAPAPAPAPTHRFPYPFLKNLGLDVAVTYRSPFVVDNNLASLEVTPDLRIRGTLERPLMDGRIQVPSGTITYYHRSFTVEKGVVDFVSPYRIEPLVALEGETQVRTWRIRLAVSGPLDNLQFTLTSDPQESDQDILSLLLVGKTTGELVSGEGGPSASPEQLLAQLVAGRLVEEVKETTGLDQLEVEAKSEGESGANAETSIKVTVGKELSRRLMVRYATQSRGGEVVQRAEAEYRLLEYFLLTAFQDNLGVFGGALSYRLEFR; from the coding sequence TTGAAGTCCAGTTCTCCCAAACGGCGCCGCGTCCTGCGACGGTTGGTGTTGACAGCCGCTATCCTGGCTGCGGGAATCGGCCTGATCGCCACCGGCGGGCTGCTGTGGCTGCAGAGCGGCGCCGGCCAGGGCTGGCTTCAGGCGCGCATTGAACGGGTCATTGGGGGCAGCCTGGGCTGGGAGCGCCTGCGTATTTCCCTTCTCGGCGGCCGACTGGAACTCTCGGGGCTTCAGCTGCACGACCCCGCCGGAGCGCCTGTGGCCGGTTTGCGCCACCTGCTGCTGGTGCTCTCCTGGCCGGCGCTGCTGCAGGGCACGCTGCAGATCAACAGCTTCGACCTGGAAGCCCCGTGGGCGGACCTGGAGGTCGACAGGGACGGCCGCCTCAACCTGGCGCACGCCCTGCGGCCCACGGAAACCGACGATGCCGCCTCCCAGGCCGAGACCGGCGGCGACCTGCCCCTGGACATCGCAATCCGGTTGCTTCGTTTGACCGGCGGCCGGGTTTCGTTCACCTCCGCTGCGGACAAATCGAGCGCCACCCTCGCCGACCTGAACCTTACCGCCGAAGGGCGCTGGTCGACCCAGAGCGCCGCCCTGAGCGTGACCGCCGGCGCCCTGCGCATCCAAAGGCCCGACATGAAAACCGGCCTGGACCGCTTGACGCTTGAGGCCAGCCTCGAAAACGGCGCCCTGGCCCCCCTGCAACTGACAGCCGCCGCGGGCGCCTCGCGCCTGGCCCTGAAGGGAAGCCTGCAAAACGTGTTTTCCGCCCCGCGGATGGATCTGCGCCTGGACCTCGATCTCCTGCTGACGGAATTGCTGGCGGGCTGGGCGTCGGTGCCATCTCTGGCCGGCCGCCTGGCCGGCCGCCTGACCGCCCGGGGGGATCTGCAGGACCCGGATCTGAATCTGAATCTGGTCTGGAAAGACGCTCTTTTGGCCTCGTGCCGGGCGGATGCCGTGCGCCTCGGGGCGAAGCTGCAAGACCGGCGGATCTTCCTGCAAGAGCTTGCGCTCGCGGCCGGCGAGGGCAGCCTTAGGATTCAAGGCGAGGCGGATCTCCAGCAGGCCTTTCCCCGCGGCAAATGGCGCGCGCCCGGGGCTTTGGAGGCCGTCATCTACGACCTGACCCTGGAAAGTCTGGGCCTCGAGTTGGAAAAAGTCTGCCCCTTGCCGGGAATGGCGGGTGGCCGTATCGACGCCACCCTCGCCTTGAGCGGGCGGGGCCTGGTGGGCAAGGATCTTTCGGCGACTGCAAGCCTGCAGGCCGAAGTCCGGGACCTTAAAGCGGCACCCGACACGGCCCAGCCGGGTGCCGATCTCTCCCTGGAGGCAGCCGCCCGCCTGGAAGGCAGCCGCATCACCCTCAGCAGCCTGACGGCGACCGCGGATGACGTGCAGCTTCAAAGCGACGGCAGCTTGGATTTGGACAGCCGGGCCGTTGCAGGCAATCTCAGCCTGCTGGCGCCGGATTTGGGTCCCGTGCTGGCGGCCTTCGGTCGGACGGGGGCCGGGGGGGCGCTCAACATCGACGGCCGGTTAACGGGCACCCTCCAACGGCCGGCGTTCACTTTCCGCGCCGAAGGCGAAGCGCTGGCCTTCAGTCCCTTGCGAATAGGGCGGCTTGGGCTGGCGGCCGAGCTGGCCCCCAGCGGGATGCTGACCATCCGCGAACTCTCCCTGAAAAACAGGGGAACACGCCTGCGGGGCGCCGGCACGGCGGGCGTTTTCGACCCCGAACGCGGTTTCTCCCCCGACCTGCCCCTGGACCTGACGCTGACCTTCGAGAATTTGGCGCCCGAGGATTTTTGGGATCGCCCCGGCACCAGCGGGCGCCTGCAGGGGTCTCTACGTCTGGACGGGCGCCTGGGAAACCCGCGGGCCGCGTTGTCGCTGGCGGGCACGGATGTCGCTGTTGAAAACATCCGGCTGGGCGACCTGGACGCCGCGCTGCGGTTTGAAGCGGGCCGCCTGCAAATCGAACGCCTCGCGGTCCGCAACGGGCGCTCGGCCGCGTCGGCCAGCGGCAGCATCGACCTCCTGGAGGTGGCCTCGGGCCGCTGGCGGGAGAATCCACCGCTGCAGTTGGCGCTCACCGCAGACCGCCTCCAGTTGGAGGATTTTATCCCGCCGCTCACCGGCCGCCTCTCGCTCGAGGCGCGGTTAGAGGGCAGCCTGCGCCGCCCGCTGGGCACCGTGATCCTTACGGGTGCCGATATCGACAGCGGCTACCAGAAATTGCCGGAGCTTTACGTCGATCTCCTGTTGGAAAGCGAGCGGGCCCAGCTGAAACAGCTGGAGGCCGCCGTCGCGGAGGGGCAAAACCTGTTTGCCCGGGGATGGCTTGGATACGACCGGTCGTATGCGCTGGAAATTGACAGCGACCGGATCGCCCTGAAGCACATCGACTTGCTGCAGCGGCATTTTCCCGCAACCGAAGGCCTTGCAGCCCTCAAACTCAATGGCGCCGGCACCTTGAAGGCACCCCGCCTGGACGGAGAGCTGGCCGTGACCGACCTTCGCATCGGGGGCAACCCCGTGCAGGACCTGCGTCTGAAACTCGGGCTGGCAGAGGGTCTGGCCCGGGTCTCGGGCCGTCTCAACTTTGATCTGGCCGCCAGCTACGATTTGAATAGCCAACAGTTTGAGCTGGACGCATTCTTTCAGGACACGGCCCTTGCACCCTATACCCGCATCGCCGGCTGGCCCGATATCGCGGGCCGCCTCAGCGGCACGCTGGCGGCTCGCGGCAACCCCCGGCGGATCGCGGGGATCACCGCGGCGGCGGACATTTCGGATCTTTCCCTGGCCTACCGGGGCATCCGGCTGGTGAGCGCCGAACAACTGCTCTTTTCCATGGCCGACGGCCGCGTGCGGGTTCCCCGCAACCGGTTGAGGCTGCTGGAGAACGGCTGGCTGGAATTTTGGGGGCAGGCGGACATCCGGGGCCCGCTGGACTTTGAAGGGTCCGGGTTTCTGCCGCTCCAGGACCTGACGCCGCTGGCGCTGGATCTCGGCGCTCCCCAAGGGAGCCTGCGGGTCCAAAGCCGCCTGGGCGGAAGCCCGGCGGCGCCGGAGCTCCGTCTGGAGACGGTCCTCAGCGATATCGGCTGCGACCTGCCGGGGCTCGCCACCCGCCTCCACAACCTCAACGGCACGCTGCTGTTGACGCCCGCGAGTCTGCGCATCGATGGTCTCAAGGGGATGCTGGACAGCGGAAGTTTCGAGCTGGCCGGGGGGTTCGATCTGGACGCCTTCACGCCCCGCCGGGCGGACCTGCGACTGACCGCCAAGGCCCTGCCGCTGGCGGTGCCCGACACCCTGGACCTGCTCTTAAACGGCGACCTGCGGCTTTCCGGGACCCCTGAGGATTCCAGCCTGCGCGGGACCCTGACCCTGATCGAGGGCCTCTACTACCGCGACGTCAACCTCAACCCCCTTCAACGATTGGAGCGCCGGCCGGCCCCGGCCCCGGCCCCTGCCCCGACGCACCGCTTTCCCTACCCTTTTCTGAAGAACCTGGGGCTGGACGTTGCAGTGACCTACCGCAGCCCCTTCGTGGTGGACAACAACCTCGCCTCCCTGGAGGTCACCCCGGACCTGAGGATTCGAGGCACCCTGGAGCGGCCCCTGATGGACGGCCGCATTCAGGTGCCCTCCGGCACGATCACCTACTACCATCGGAGCTTCACGGTGGAAAAAGGGGTTGTGGATTTCGTCAGCCCCTACCGCATCGAACCGCTGGTGGCGCTGGAAGGCGAAACCCAGGTGCGCACCTGGCGGATTCGTCTGGCGGTTTCCGGTCCCCTCGACAACCTCCAGTTCACCCTGACCTCCGATCCCCAGGAATCCGATCAGGACATCCTCTCGCTGCTGCTGGTGGGCAAAACCACCGGCGAGCTGGTCTCCGGCGAAGGCGGCCCCAGCGCGTCTCCCGAACAGCTGCTGGCGCAGCTGGTGGCCGGGAGGCTGGTGGAGGAGGTCAAGGAAACCACCGGCCTCGATCAGCTGGAAGTCGAAGCCAAAAGCGAGGGCGAGAGCGGCGCGAATGCCGAGACCAGCATCAAGGTCACCGTGGGCAAGGAACTCTCACGCCGTCTGATGGTCCGCTATGCCACCCAATCCCGGGGAGGTGAGGTCGTTCAGCGCGCCGAGGCCGAATACCGGCTGCTGGAATATTTCCTGTTGACGGCCTTTCAGGACAACCTGGGCGTTTTCGGGGGCGCCCTGTCATACCGCCTGGAGTTTCGCTGA
- a CDS encoding PaaI family thioesterase yields the protein MDNIPSGMKPVPNRSDHLCFGCGPRNPYGLKMKFYSDKKVVVSWVTVPEHLCGWDNLVHGGVITTILDEIMSWSAIYLLKRFILTKSIRVDFLKPLCVGQRLRAEGSVQSVADGREASVAGVICDPEGRPCARSQGTFAIMAPRVAGRLGIMDQRRLQEFAGLLGIVDGQAPAAENRRGR from the coding sequence ATGGACAACATACCTTCCGGCATGAAACCCGTCCCCAATCGCAGCGACCACCTGTGCTTTGGCTGCGGGCCGCGCAACCCCTACGGCCTGAAAATGAAGTTTTACTCCGACAAAAAGGTGGTGGTTTCCTGGGTGACGGTTCCCGAGCACCTCTGCGGCTGGGACAACCTGGTTCACGGCGGGGTGATCACCACCATTCTCGACGAGATCATGAGCTGGTCGGCCATCTACCTCCTCAAACGCTTCATCCTGACCAAGTCGATCCGCGTCGATTTTCTCAAGCCGCTTTGCGTCGGCCAGCGGCTCAGGGCCGAAGGGTCGGTCCAGAGCGTCGCCGACGGCCGGGAGGCCAGCGTGGCAGGGGTTATTTGTGACCCCGAGGGTCGCCCCTGCGCCCGCTCCCAGGGCACCTTCGCCATCATGGCCCCGCGTGTCGCCGGTCGTCTGGGGATCATGGACCAGCGCAGGCTCCAGGAGTTTGCGGGGCTTCTGGGAATCGTCGATGGGCAGGCCCCAGCGGCCGAAAACCGAAGAGGCCGCTAA